In one window of Buchnera aphidicola (Cavariella theobaldi) DNA:
- the hisB gene encoding bifunctional histidinol-phosphatase/imidazoleglycerol-phosphate dehydratase HisB yields the protein MKDKILFIDRDGTLIDEPVSNFQVDNIKKLIFKKHVISSLSKLIQFEYKLVMVTNQDGLGTSTFPIEKFNTPHFFMLDIFYSEGITFDDILICPHFLRDQCECRKPKIKLLQPWLIDNLIDRNRSYVIGDRDTDMELAKNINVMGIQYQEDKCTWTDILKIILTRNRYSEIVRKTQETKIYVQVSLDLPEKSSISTGIKFFDHMLEQLSLHSGIYIKILAKGDLNVDDHHTVEDTGIVLGQALLKALGQKRGLSRFGFCLPMDEAQASCILDISGRPYFKFKSNFLYQMIGDLNTNMIEHFFYSLSYSMNITLHLSSLGRNDHHSAESLFKVFGRALRQAIKIDGDVLPTSKGIL from the coding sequence GTGAAAGATAAAATTTTATTTATTGATCGCGATGGGACATTGATTGATGAACCTGTAAGTAATTTTCAGGTAGATAATATAAAAAAATTAATATTTAAAAAACATGTTATCTCCTCATTATCTAAATTAATTCAATTCGAATACAAGTTAGTCATGGTGACAAACCAAGATGGTTTGGGTACTTCCACTTTTCCTATAGAAAAATTTAATACGCCCCATTTTTTTATGCTGGATATATTTTATTCGGAAGGTATTACATTTGATGATATTCTTATTTGTCCTCATTTTTTACGTGATCAATGTGAGTGTAGAAAACCTAAAATTAAATTATTACAACCATGGTTAATCGATAATTTAATTGACCGAAATCGTAGTTATGTTATTGGTGATAGAGATACAGATATGGAGTTAGCTAAAAATATAAATGTGATGGGGATTCAATATCAAGAAGATAAGTGTACTTGGACTGATATTTTGAAAATTATTTTAACCAGAAATAGATATAGCGAAATAGTTAGAAAAACACAAGAAACAAAAATATATGTACAAGTCAGTTTAGATTTACCAGAAAAAAGCTCTATTAGCACTGGTATCAAATTTTTTGATCATATGTTAGAACAATTATCATTACACAGCGGGATTTATATAAAAATTTTAGCCAAAGGTGATCTTAATGTGGATGATCATCATACAGTAGAAGATACAGGTATAGTTTTAGGTCAAGCATTGTTAAAAGCGTTGGGACAAAAAAGAGGTTTAAGTCGTTTTGGTTTTTGTTTACCTATGGATGAAGCTCAAGCTAGTTGTATTTTAGATATATCTGGTCGTCCATATTTTAAATTTAAATCTAATTTTCTTTATCAAATGATTGGTGATTTAAATACCAATATGATTGAACATTTTTTTTATTCTCTTTCTTATTCCATGAATATTACATTACACCTATCGAGTTTGGGTCGGAATGATCATCACTCCGCCGAAAGTTTATTTAAGGTATTTGGAAGAGCTTTGCGTCAAGCAATTAAAATAGATGGGGATGTTTTACCAACCTCAAAGGGAATTTTATGA